The following DNA comes from Chiroxiphia lanceolata isolate bChiLan1 unplaced genomic scaffold, bChiLan1.pri scaffold_65_arrow_ctg1, whole genome shotgun sequence.
CCCCTCTCACCTGTCCCATCTCACCTGTCTCACCTGTCCCTGTCTCACCTGTCCCCTCTCACCTGTCCCTGTCTCACCTGTCCTGGTCTCACCTGTTCTGTCTCACCTGTCCCTGTCTGACCTGTCCCCTCTCACCTGTCCTGTCTCACCTGTCCCCCTCACCTGCCCAGGTACCTGCTGTACCACTTCCCCCTCACCTGTGCCCTCCTGGGGGGCGTGGGGAAATTggaccctcctgctctgctgaccCTGGGGGGGTACCTGCAGTGGGGGAGGGGCAGCccctggccccgcccccccccgggcccccccgcAGGTGAGtctgggggtgggagaggggggaagggggggaggagTTTGGGGGAGGGGCTTTGCTCACCTGTGACCCCTCCCCCCCCACAGGACACGAGGAGCGAAGGACACGGAGaccccctggggagggggaggggcaaggtgaggggtgggggaggggctgagggggggaatagagggagaggggagatttggggggctgagggggtgggggaggtctctgagggagttgggggggctttggggagtggggcagagggtttggggggctgggggggaggggcTTTGGGACGGGACTTTTTGGGGGGCAACANNNNNNNNNNNNNNNNNNNNNNNNNNNNNNNNNNNNNNNNNNNNNNNNNNNNNNNNNNNNNNNNNNNNNNNNNNNNNNNNNNNNNNNNNNNNNNNNNNNNNNNNNNNNNNNNNNNNNNNNNNNNNNNNNNNNNNNNNNNNNNNNNNNNNNNNNNNNNNNNNNNNNNNNNNNNNNNNNNNNNNNNNNNNNNNNNNNNNNNNNNNNNNNNNNNNNNNNNNNNNNNNNNNNNNNNNNNNNNNNNNNNNNNNNNNNNNNNNNNNNNNNNNNNNNNNNNNNNNNNNNNNNNNNNNNNNNNNNNNNNNNNNNNNNNNNNNNNNNNNNNNNNNNNNNNNNNNNNNNNNNNNNNNNNNNNNNNNNNNNNNNNNNNNNNNNNNNNNNNNNNNNNNNNNNNNNNNNNNNNNNNNNNNNNNNNNNNNNNNNNNNNNNNNNNNNNNNNNNNNNNNNNNNNNNNNNNNNNNNNNNNNNNNNNNNNNNNNNNNNNNNNNNNNNNNNNNNNNNNNCTCGGCGGCGCCCCCGAAGAGCTCGGCGTTGCGGCCGCGCAGGGCCCCCTCCACCAGCTGCGCCAGCACGGCCTTGGCGGCGGCGCCGGACACGGCGCTGAGCCGCGCCAGCAGCCGCGCCGCGGGCGCCAGGGCGGCGGCGTCGCCGCGCCGCAGCGCCAGGAAGAAGTGGTGGACGGCGGCGCGGACGGCGGGCAGCGCGTGCGCGGGGGGCAGCGCCCGCGGGAAGGGGCAGGCGGCCAGCAGCCGGCACGCGGCGTCGCCCACCTCGGCCCgggggtgcagcagcagctgcgcCAGGTCCGGCAGGTGCCGCGCCAGCGCCGCGCCCAGCGCCGCGCTCGCCGCCCCGCCGGCGTCGCCGCCGCcgtcccactgcagcagcagcgccAGGTTGCGCAGCAGCTGCGCCAGCTGCGGCTCCGGCAGCCGCCCCGCGTGGATCTGCGCCAcggccgccgccaccgccgcggGCAGCGGGTCGGGCAGCACCGCGCAGAGCACGGCGTGCAGCTGCGGCGCCAGCGCCAGCTCCTCGGGCGTCTTGGCCAGCGCCAGCAGGAAGAACAGGGCCTCGGCGGCGCCGTGCGGGGCCGAGTACACggccagcagccccagcagctggtgctgccaCAGGAAGCGCTTCCTCTCGAGCCGCAGCGTCTCCACGCAGAGCTCCCGCACGTGCGGCCGCAGCGCCTCCAGGAAGGGCACCGGGCGCGGGGGCCCCtcggcgggcgcggggccgcccctGCCGTGCACCAGCTTCTGCAGgttgagcagcagcagctgcaccaggCGGTCGCAGCCCTCGCGGACCCCGTCGTGCAGCGGCGGGCCCGGCTGCGACGAGGTGATGACGGAGGCGGGCATGGCCGTGCCCACCAGGAACTGCAGGATGCGGAAGGCGCCGGCCGAGGTCTGGGAGATGAGGTGAACCACCACGCCCACCACGTGCTCCAGCTCGTCGCGGGGCAGGGCCGAGAAGTGCTGGTGCAGCTGGTTGAGCACGGGCGGCTTCAGCGAGTCCACCAGCTCGGCCGAGACGGTGCCCAGCAGCGCCGGCGACATCAGcgccagctgcagcaggaagggcacCGTGGCcttgtgctgctccctgcccgAGCCCAGGCTCTCGTGGAAcatcctcagcagctcctgcttgaTGGAGCCCGCGTGGCGCGAGGCCAGGTGGCCCAGGATGCCCACCACCGACGCGATCTTGGGCGCCCTCTTGTCGgcgcccgccggccccgccgcgaACGCCGCGTCGCCCGGGGCGGCCCCGTGGGCGCAGAAGTCCTTGAGGCCGCAGGAGAGCACCCGGCTGATGATGGTGCCCGGGAAGGAGGAGCCGATGTGGGCGACCACCCAGTCGAAGTGCGGCGAGTGCTGCACCGACGTGTCCAGCAGCGCGTCCACGCAGGCGTCGGGGCAGCCGCCCACCATGGCCGACAGGCACTGCGTGTAGATGTCCATGAGCGCCCGCGTGGCGGGGCAGCCCatccacagctgcagcagctcgTTCAGGTTGGCGGCGGGGGGCACCCCGGGCCGCCCGGCGTACTTGCTGCTCAGCTGCCCCATGAGCTCGCTGGCCCAGGCGGCCACGCCGGGCGCCCACGCCTTGGGGTTGGCGCCCACGAACTCGGCCAGGGCCCCGCGCACCTCCTGCACCACCTCGGCGCCCGCGCCGGCCTTGGGGGCTCCCGGGGGGCCCTCCCGCTGCAGGAGGTGGGCGCAGACCTGCTCGTCGAAGAGCCCCCGCAGGTGGTGCAGGGCGGCGtggcgggcgggcgggaggcAGCGCAGCAGCCGCAGGGCGCAGCGGGCGTGCGCCGGCGGCGACAGCGGCGTGCCCTGCACCGGGTCCAGCCCGCTCAGGAAGGCCTTGATCTCCTGCGACAGCTCCTGGGcgctggggagggaagaaaagggggtTAGAGGGGtggagggacccccagggatgtcacacacacacacacacacacacacccagaTCAGGAAAGCCTTGATCTGCTGGGAGAGCTCttgggcactggggagggggagaaaagggggttAGAGGAGGGTTAGAGGGGtggagggacccccagggatgTCACCACCGCCCCCTCCCAGATCAGGAAAGCCTTGATCTGCTGGGAGAgctcctgggcactggggagggggagaaacgGGGGTCAGAGAGGGGTTAGAGGGGTGGAGGGACCCCCGGAGCCCTCCCTGGGATGTCACCCCCCTCAAGGAGGGAGTCCTTCAACTCCTGGGGCAGCTCCGAGTGCTGGTGGAAGGGACAACGGGGGTGAAGGGGTGGAGGGGGGGTCCCGGTGGGAGGCATTCCCGGCTcagggggtcccgggggtcccgtCCCATCCCCGGGGGGTTCCCGTAGGTACCTCagggggggcctggggggggcCTGGGCCAGACCCGGGGGGGGAAGGGTTCCTGAGGAGAGGGGTGTATAGGGGTGGTTCTAGGGGTCCCGTCCCATCCCCGGGGTTCCCCGGGGACACCTGAGGGagggcctgggggggggggttcgGTGGGAGGGGTTCCCGGGTCGGGGGTCCCGGTGGGAGGAGTTCCCGGGGgaggggggtcccgggggtcccgtCCCATCGCcggggggggtctcaggggtaCCTgagggggggtctgggggggctcGCGCCGCCCGGGGGGTCGCACAGCGCCGacatggcggcggcggccggaCCGGGGCGGCTGCGCATGCGCCGGGAGGGGCCTCACTCCCCCGCGCTCTTCCCTCCGCGCCCGCGCCCGCGCGCGATCGTTCCGCCCTGCGGAGGTTCCGCCTCCCCTCCGGTGTCACAGGAAAAGGCGTcccccaggggtgtcccctcctcccccgggggtgtcccctctcccccacGGACAGACACACGGATAGAAGCCACCGACTTGATTGCTGGTGTGAACTGGGGACACTGGTGTGAACTGGGGACACAGACTGGGATACTGGTGTgaactgggggcactggggctcCAAAGCCCCACCTGGGAGTTTTCCAGCCCCGGGTCTCCTCGTCCTCCGGGGACGGCGTCGACAACGGTGGACGAAGAAAATAGACgggaatattttaatgaatcaTTAAATAGTAACAATAAACAGCAACAATTAGGAATCAGCCCCCAAAGTGACCCTGGTGACAAACTGGGCACCCCGCAGGGACTCTGGTGCCAGGAGGCgtccccagtgccactggggaggggacaccagTGACCCTGGGGATGAACGGGTGACAAGAAGGTGACGCCggtgtccccagtgcccctggtgacactggggagagggaggtgacACTGGTGCCCCCCTGGTGACCCCAGTGACAAACTGGTGACACTGGTGGGACTCAGGTGATCCCAGTGAAGGACAGGTGgccccagtgctggggaggtGACACTGGTGGCCCCAGTGACAAACCGGTGCCAGAGAGGTGACCCCAGTGCCACTGCTGAGAGGGAGGGGACACCGGTGACCCCGGTGCGGGTCAGGTGCCCCTGGTGCCCGGGGATGTCCCCGGGGGTGTCTGCAGGGGTGTCTCCGGGGGTGTCTCCAGGGGTGTCTCCGGGGGTGTCCTCGCTGTCCCCAGGGgctcctcctcttccatctCGACGTCGCCGCTTTTCCTCTTTCTCGTTTCCATCTCCGGTTTTctcc
Coding sequences within:
- the INTS5 gene encoding integrator complex subunit 5, which gives rise to MSALCDPPGGASPPRPPLSAQELSQEIKAFLSGLDPVQGTPLSPPAHARCALRLLRCLPPARHAALHHLRGLFDEQVCAHLLQREGPPGAPKAGAGAEVVQEVRGALAEFVGANPKAWAPGVAAWASELMGQLSSKYAGRPGVPPAANLNELLQLWMGCPATRALMDIYTQCLSAMVGGCPDACVDALLDTSVQHSPHFDWVVAHIGSSFPGTIISRVLSCGLKDFCAHGAAPGDAAFAAGPAGADKRAPKIASVVGILGHLASRHAGSIKQELLRMFHESLGSGREQHKATVPFLLQLALMSPALLGTVSAELVDSLKPPVLNQLHQHFSALPRDELEHVVGVVVHLISQTSAGAFRILQFLVGTAMPASVITSSQPGPPLHDGVREGCDRLVQLLLLNLQKLVHGRGGPAPAEGPPRPVPFLEALRPHVRELCVETLRLERKRFLWQHQLLGLLAVYSAPHGAAEALFFLLALAKTPEELALAPQLHAVLCAVLPDPLPAAVAAAVAQIHAGRLPEPQLAQLLRNLALLLQWDGGGDAGGAASAALGAALARHLPDLAQLLLHPRAEVGDAACRLLAACPFPRALPPAHALPAVRAAVHHFFLALRRGDAAALAPAARLLARLSAVSGAAAKAVLAQLVEGALRGRNAELFGGAAE